The DNA region aaataaatataggcctacctcatTGTTGGGAATTGTTTTAATTggcttaaatattattatggtatttactaattttttttatgtgtatttttattgcaaattGGTAGTATTTTTCTATCTTTATTATCTGGTTGTTTTGACACACCTCAACAGTGCCACGGATGTAAGTGAGTCAATAAATATCATTAATTATTCCTCATCCTGGAATTATTTCTCAATATTCATACGTTATAAGAAGACCCTTTCACCGATATGAAAGTCAAAGCAAAATAATTCACTTACATTTGGGACGACGAATAAGATAGACCTAGAGGGCGCTAGactgatttaaaaaatacagtaacaaATCTGTAGGAAGAGTGCATACATAATTTCGACTTAAGAAAGACACAAGAATATCTATAaaccattttaataataaattatataattagactgtattcatataaaatatattaaatacagaTAATAGGGTATAAACATAGTTTAGTacgatattttaatatttgattaaacAATATATAACATGGTTGGATTCTCAGGTCTTTATTACGCTTAAAAAATGCAAATAATATGTAAACCTTCCGAAATGGTTAATTTGAGGGTTGTAGCGCCTGTTTATATAAAACTATACTGTAtccattaaataaacaaaagttatGACGACAGCTCAAACAACTATTGGAGCACTCGTAACTTATATTCAATGTTATTCAATCCTATGACAAAACATAGTGTAATAAGAACTATGGTCATGCATGCGCAGGGCCCTTGCTATGGCTTTTTAATAATTGAGGGCAGTATTACCAATTACTACGATATCACTACACCATGGCTGTCACAATGGCAGATAGGAAGTTATGGCGGAAAATAGTCATATAAGTTCCCGGACTAAGTAAGTAAGTACACCATTAAAAACAACATCAAGAGCCTACTGTGTACTGCTCATTTGTGAAGGAAGAATATTATTGTTAGATATTGCCGCCATTGAAATCCCAAACTCGCAGCTTGTTGTCGTAGGATGCACTCACAATCTTTGTTTTATCACAAATTATACAATTCACCTGTGAATTGCTAGCCAGTGTTTGTGTACTCTTCTCTCTGTTAATAAAACATAGGTTTTAATTATTGagtgtgtctacactatcaaactagtgtgatgtgcccaaatatggtagtaatatgcttaaattggtagtgatatgacatcatcatgtccatatatgggcacatcacagggCTTTAAAATAAGTTTCACATATGAAAATATGAAATGTTGGGTCAATGCTGGCTAGCacaatgttaatgttattttaactaCTTTGTTGGGAAAGGAAAGTTCCCCAAACAAGAACAGGGAGAAAGTATTATGGCAGGGGTTTTCAAATAGTAAAAGattgcaataaaataaaatctcaCTTACTTTAAAATATCCCAATATTTGATCTGGCCATCTTGGCCAGCACTCACCAGCAACCCTAATGGGTTGTCTGGGTCCGAAGCATTATCAACTCgtatttttaaactttcaacTCTGAAATAAagcataatattaattaataatacaaaaacacacaGGAAATTCATCTAAAAGAGTTTACCTTACATTATAAGCTATTGCATTTCTTTCAAGACCAGTTTATAAGATGAGATATTTACCGTTTTTCGTGTTCATCATAAGTCCTAATACAGCTACCAGTGTCTATTCTCCACAGTGATATGATCTCACTAACAGAACAGGCTATGTAACCATGGTGATAACTGATGGACATTATAGATGTAGATTGGCTTGCCCAAATGACCTTTGTCTGTTGACCTGATTCTCTGCTCCAAATTCGAATGCTCTTGACAACaaaatacagaaaataaataAGTGAATTTGTTGCCtttatattattgaatttaatggACTACAGATGAAATGTTTAGGTTGAATTTAATAAACTAAAATACAACTGTGTTTGTCCAGATAATGTGTGTATAAatctctgtctatactatcaaactagttcgacaaaaaagtgtgatgtgcccaaatatggtagtgatatgacatcatcatgtccatatttattgtcacataaagtttgatagtgtagacagagctttaagataaGCTTTATTATGAGATTTAAAAGGTAATCATGATTAATTTTGAGATAAATCCttaatcatattttaaatttttgacATCCGATAAAActtaaattaagaaaaaaacgtTATATGTAGTAAAACCTTCTCAAGATTATAAAAAACTAAAGAAGTGCCTTACTCTGTCGGCTGATCCAGTTATGACAATAGAACATTCATCATCCATGTCAACGCAGAAGACAGCTTGTGTGTGTCCTGTGAGGGTATGCTGTAACATACACCGCCCTATGTGCCATATCTTAGcctatattataatacaaatgtacaatatatatttattgtttaatacCTTCATGGTTGAATAGTGAATTAACAACcaattaaatgatttaataaagAACTTTAATTAAAGgcaattattttaaagaaattgttattacatgttatcaaatatataaagtattacaatatataaatataacaaattttACGTGTGTGGTAAATGATAAGCCTCCTGCCATACCaaacattaagctctgtctacactatcaaactaatttgaccaaaattgtgatgtacccaaatatggtagtgatatgcctaaatatggtagtgatatgacatcatgtccatacagtatatgggcacatcacatttttttgacacataaagtttgacagagctCTACAATAAATACAGTAGATTCCAGTATCAGTAGCTAATACTGTAAATGCCTACATGGCTGGGAACATTCAAAACAGTTTTGGAGATGCagcattcattttttatagcATTCCATTAACTCTAGCATACCGTTTTATCCTGCGAAGTTGATACTAATATATTCTGCTTTCGGACCATTGCCCACACTGGTCCTTGATGCCCATACAATGTTCTGCTACATGATCCAGTACGGAGGTTCCACACTTTGATAGTACAATCGTAGGAACCACTAACAAGCAAATTAGCAGTGAAAAATTGTAAACACCAAACTCCTTTCTGTAAGAAAACAATTTTGCATGTGATTATTAGTATATGATTGAAAATGATACTGAGAAAACAGCATATATAGAAGTACTGGAAATATAGGAAACTAttccatttcatttattttgtctaaatacaatacaaaacgtAGACAAAGAAAAACAGACAAAAAACCATCACACATAACCAGGCAAAGACAGGATTCCTAAAAAGCAAACTTAATCACTATCTAGTAGGTCTCCTATTGCACTGATTGGATTAAAAACCTTTAGAATAAGTTGAAAAAGCTTTTGAAAAAATCCGTAAAAGCATCAGCAAACTACTTAAACAATTTAgaataacatttgtataaacattaaaaaatgtataaacataCTAAAttagaacaaaattaaaataataataataatataactacaaTAATATAGGAAAGAAAGCCTAGATACCGCCAAGTATACAGTATTGCTTAATGCTACTAATGGATATTTAAAATCTATTTGCTTAGGTTAGTGAATAGTACACAAGTCCTTATTTGCACTTGAAATGCTCTATTATCCtgcttaattaaatatttcacatACAGTAGTAATTTGAGATAATATTTAACCAgtatattgaatattttatcAAGGATTCAATATCCTTACCATGTGTCCTTTTAAAGTCTGTAGAAGTTTGTCACTTTTTGCATCCCATATTTTGATTGTTGTATCTTTGCTGCCGCTAGCCAGTCTGTTTTTACCGTCATATGCTACTGTTAAAACTCTAAAAAAAAGAGGAGTTAAAAATTGTTGAATTTTGACCTGTTACGCTGTTCTGAAAGCACAACTTTCCAGAAACCAGACATTTGAGCCAGTCGGACCAAGGGATTGTGGTTTTTAGTGGTGGCTAACTTTAagctagctagctaagcaaGTGGTCTTACTTTGCCGTATGTCCCTTCAGGTCTTTCTCTCTGCACTGTCCACTATTCCAATTTTGTTTCAAATATTTGTTGTCTCGATAGACTTCTTTCCATTTTACTCCACTTTCTGGAATTGGTACTTCTGTAGATTTGGAGGAAAacagaaattatattattatttatcaaatataacataaatttgaaatttttgttgttgttgtaataataataaggtTTCACGTCTTACCGATACTTATCACATCACATTTGGCCTTCCATACTTCATTATGACTTGACAATGCATTCCACGTATGAGACACTTGAGCCGCAATTAACAAAGACTTTGGTTCAAGATTCCGTAAAATTATAAATGCAATGTTCTTTGGAAGCAAACTTATAAAATCTTGgtactttttcaactaaaaaatacaaaatatagatTTATACACTGCAGTTTTCTACATAAATTAGATACAAATGAAATCTATTTTTGTTGGTATACCAGGTTTACATTTTCAAAGTCATTGAAGCCAGTACAGACATTGACTTGATGTTGTTACGGTATTGATTGATAGTGGGGCTACtatttagaaaaagaaaatacctACCGTTAAAATACTAGAAACAAAATAAAGCTGTCGTGCGTCCATTCGTTTCATTAGGATGTGCAGAAACTCATTACGTTGAACATctaaataatacaaaacattcaatgTCAAAGGGTAATGATGTGTCTATGTATAAAATATCTTACTGATCCAGGATGTTTACTTCTACTCAtgttgattatttatttatttatttttatggttttttaaagGGCAAATTAGACAGCTTTGTACAacgaaaattaaacatgttctcGCGACGACCTAACAATTACGGCCAATGCTATCTCAAGACGAGATTCAACTCGGATAGCACCGATAAGTCAATACGTTTCATCTTCGGCTGTCTGAGTTGGTCTTTAGTTATgtcacaataaaaacaaatttacctgTCCAAAAGTTGGTATACCAATGAAATAACTGCCAAGCCTCATCAGGTTTGGGTACAACAGGCTCTAAGTGTCTGGGGTCTCTTCCGGACtgtttaatattaaacaagtgcgtcattataaaacaatattttagaaGGAACAGAATTTGATTTAAactaattgtttatttttatttcacgtTATTTATAGCAGGTGATCAGTGTATGCTGacaataagataagataagataagataagataacttttattgatcctcaaaaaggaaattcattgctcgtcataataacaaagaaaacactataaaaacaaatatagcataaaaccattcatataaaaacatcaaaaaaattacaatataaaattatcttcttgacttcctgttgtactggatgataccggagggaataaaggatttagcaaatcgatttgttttcacactgaggagcctcaatctaccacttggattaagttggtctatgatcactttgtggagaggatgagaggcatccgactcaatgcgttcgaaatctttctggaggtgttctaggtgcacatcggtaaaggaaggcagttccagaccaatcattttaccagcccgacggatgaaagtttcaaggcgtcctttattccctccggtaacattaccagcccaacaggagaggcaatacgtccaaacactacatataacagatctatagaacgaaagtaacatcaaatcacaggagttaaatttatGAAGGGGCCCTCTTGATGAGTTATGATAAATGTCTGTGAGTGATAGTGGCTGTGTGTTATcaggtttaaattaaataatttttttctttaaatcagcaatacattaaatataaaaaaatgtcacACTAATACATACCAACGATGATCGTGTTCTGTTAAGTTGAATTTCTGACAAAGATTTTAGCAAGCAATTACTTGATCTATCCAGCACAGGTTCATAATGTACTTTTGTCAGGTTGAATTGATGGAGATCACCTGCCATCTGAGTGTCTTGTACGTGTCTTCGTAAAGAGGGAAGCACATAATCTCTGCCATCACCTGCCATCCGAGTGTCTTGTACGTGTCTTCGTAAAGAGGGAAGCACATAATCTCTGTAATTATAaagattacaataatattaatacatacagcaaaatttaaaaatacaaacatggAGTTAAAATTTGACTTTGAAAGAGTAATTTCAATAAAAGAAATAAGGAAATatttcacttgcactgatgaagggctagtgatgacgggctagtgttgcccgaaagctttgctaatttttctggctgttttgaTTTAGGgtattgcttattttatttgtatctccattgagatccagccactgatacccacagcattgaaattttttcagtgcttattttattttgtatctccattgagatccagccactgatacccacagcattgtcatttttcattcatttgcctttggattagtATAATAacctattaatatttataataatatctttTAAATGACTTTAATATTTCCATCTTCATCCTAATTACCATACATGTACCTTACCTTACACCCCCAGCAGGGGCTGACTTGCTTCCGGCATTCTGTGTTTTTCTAAAGTTCACCGGAAGCCCTCTGTGAATTGTGGGTAACTTAGAAGTACTTTTTGATAAACCTGGTAAATCCCATCTTGATTTGTAATTACTAAAATGAATAGCAATATAATTttggtttatatttatttaatttatttattcacctTTTTTTACAAGGGTAGCGCTAACAGCTGCATTAACAAGGGTAGCGCTAACAGCTGCACTACAGGAGTACAGCTGACTTGAAGAGGCCCTcttaaaaacaatgcaaaaaTATACAGACAACATTCAAACATAAAGATACAAGAGGATtcataaaagttaaaattctcaaactgatttaaaaaagttaattttaaaatgtttaagatCTTAATTCTTTcagaatactgtacatacaaagaAACCATTAGGACAACTGCATGTTAAGTAATGAAGCCTTTTTGTTAAGATGTCCTTGTGCAAATTTAGCAATCTAAACGCAGCATTTGTCAATCAATTTCtcagaatatttttaattattttattgaatatttaaacaaatactaCCTACTGgaaatcttaagctctgtctacactatcaaactagaaaAAAGTGTGTGCCCAAACATGGAagtgatatacacaaatatggtagtggtatgacaccatcatgtccatatttgggaacatcacatttgttttttgtcacatacagtttgatagtttagacactGGCTTATAAATTGTGTCTGACTTACTGCGTTTTCActttatttgtttctttatcTGATGTTGGAGATGGGATAATTTTAGAATTGCATTCTGTGATGTCACTACGGAACTGAAGATAAGCACTGAAATTAAATGCACAACATCATAAACAATAATAGTAAAGTAATACGATTGTTAAGTTTGTACTTATTTTCAATATAGTAAGATGCCAGTTTAGACCAGAAAACCTAACCACATAATTGTATAATGCTACAATAAGTATACAACTTATGTATTCACATAtgtaatgttgtatttattcaaaatgcAGTCACACAAGAATGagtacagctctgtctacactataaaactttatgtgacaacaaaatgtcaCATTAAGtgtgatagtgaagacagagcttaatgctACGATAAGTATACAGTAActatttattcacatatttaatgttatatttattttaaaaaaacattgcagTCACACAACAGAAtgagtaaaatatgaataaaatcaTTAGAAGtatacaataatgtttatataaacacaagaggcaaagaacattaattctaaaccgccgacccggtgatatactgaaagtttattaattaatttgagaTGACAAGATGAAGAAATCTataagaatgagaaaaagtcgccccaacctaGATTCAAACcaggaaccttctgcttgatatgcagatgtcctaactaTTAGACCACtagggctttcatggtattgtttaCACCTGATTGGATAGCAACTCTGTAACACTCTCTGCGTTTTATggcataaatataaatatataataattgcaCTGTTTTGTGTACCTTTCTAAGCGATGGTATTTCTTCAACCTACGTCTTGCCTTTGTGTTTCTTGTTACTTGTGTACTAAGAGGGATGAACTTATTCTGGGGAAAATCTTGTTTTGATGTGTACATAAAATCACGATGAACAGTGGGCAAGAGGGCGGTAGACAAAAACGAAAATTGGTTCAAGTTGCTGCGTGATATCAAACCTTCCAGGATTATACATCGCTACaaaaaataagaatttaaaTCACATTTGCTCTATAAAGCTATGtgtacactttcaaactttatgtgatataatgcaatgcgctcatcattatcactaccatatttgggcacaaactagtttgaaagtgtaaacTCAAAGGCTCAAGAATACTtattaaataatcaaatatgTATTTAGGATTACCATATGAAAATGCATAAAGATAcaaagtatataaaaaataaaatatgaataaaaactattatttcTAGATATTTATATTTCTCTATATTTCAGCTTGCAAACTGTAGGATTTCCCTTCTTACTAGTTTGCCTAACaagaaattttaattattactaataagaaattgaaatattataatattgaaacATCAAATGGTTTCCGAGTCAGGATTtaagagaataaaaaaaatcacaccTGATCGTGAGACCAGCCATCTATCCACAGAAGTAGATGATCAAGCTGCCTTTCATACTCTAGCTTATCCGTTGTTAATCTTATAACATCATCTTTACATTCATCGACATCACCATTCTTATATAGTTTTTGACCAGAAAATGAtttacacaaattatgtatTGTCGGTTGTTCCATTGAATTATTCAGGTTTTCtaaaacataattgaaaattgatttatttatttaaagatgtattgtccccaaaataAATCACTtttaatagattattttgtagttttaattaaaacataataataatgttttcacgtataaaatgacaaaataaagggttaaattcaaccaaaaacccaagttttttcaggtatataaatttgttttcgatctaattttttgtcaaaaaaaaactattaatttattatatgatattaaaatggcatattcaacaaaaaaatattttttcagagggacaatacatctttaagctgaGCTACCTTTAGGTAATTGAGTACCCAATCCTCGGCAACGTACAAGGGCCCATCACACAGGTATTGGTTGGTGGTAAACCCGGCCTAGTTGTAACGATATAATAATAGAGAGCAACCAAATCAGCCTAATTCTAAAAACGATTAACACTATAGTTTCTAATAAATAACTTTATCGATATTAAATAATGATTCAAATACTGACAATATCACAGATTTCAGTACAAACAACAACACTTACTAACTTACTTTGTGGGTCGGCTTACTTACTCGTCTTGTCCCATACTGTACTCTGTTGTTCGTTCAACCGTAACAAATATTGTGGTACTATTTGGATTAGTTCATTATTCCAGGAGGTAGTCAACGCGGAGCAGCgttagttttattttgatattcTAAAGTATTGGGGTTCTTTAAAGACATGATGTATTGATGATggcattttatttgtaattattcagttttaataaatatCAACTTGGTAAGTACAATAATTAAGCAATTACATGAACACAGATGGTTATTTAAAAATGGAATAGTCAAACTAATCAGCTATTGGTAGTTGTCACTAAGCAACCATACACAAGCGGCCGTGTGGTACGAAGTTGATAGTTAAGTTGATAGTCTGTTCAATGAGGGAAGAAGAATTTCACTCATCGTTCAATACAATTTAGTAAATCAAGTTCTTAAGATGATCTAACTTTTTATAGATTTGACTCAACTTGGTGTAGAGACTAGAAGTCTTTCAGTTATTGTCTCATATGCTATCCTATTTCTATATATTATGTCAAAAACTGAAatcatcatttttaaatattctttctttcttccCTTTTGGAAAAATACTTTTTCTGCTTTCTCTTTTTCCTCAAACCTTTGAGATATAATAGCCTCTAACTAAATATAATGTGTATCATATATTTAATGTATTctgtttgtaattttaaaaatctgtcaTTGTGTGTCTGTCATTTATGTATCGAGTCATGAAATGCCGTaagtttagaaaaaaaaacacaccaCAACAAATATGcaataacaattatttagtAGCGTGTCACACACAGATACAGATTAAAATATTTCCACATTACACTCTGTCCTATGCTaattctttgtttatgtagagcatcttgtgtatatgtttgtcttgtggaattttaaatagtttatccatcctgtaattggcgggttactcgctgttggatgagtatgaaataaaaaaaaaaaaaaaaaaaaaagtaagaaaCACTACAACACATTGAACTTAAGTACACACACTACAATATTAGCACATACTTCATGATATCTAAACAAAAGGATTGATTGCAACAATCTTGGTTGAAGGGACACACTATAAcacttttaaaacatttaaattgctAGTATCTGTACAATGCAACATTTATGAAAAGAAATCGCGTATCAACAACTGAATGAAAGAACAAAGTCAGGTGAGACCCAGGTCAGATGATTAACATAATACAGGTGGTCAAGATGTTTTTCGTGCAATTTTAGAAACGTATTTTCTGATGACCATACTATCCAGATTAATGTTCTAAATGAGGCAACCTCAactgatatttttaaaaaaaagtctttttcttcttattttggATAGGGTAGACAGATGCCTTTTTCACTCAAGCTCCTGTGAATACTGTTTCGACGCGCTCTCTTATGGAAGTGCTGGAGAACGGAGTGGATAGTTCTTTTGCTGTACTtccttttttgtttattttaggctTGGATTACTTTTGTGTGTAAAGCACTTGGAAACATTGTATTAAGCGCTATATAAGTCTACCATTATTGCCACCATTAAAAATGTCAACTGAATAAGTTGTTATGATGCAGGTTCCACTGGTTTATCAGCAGGTGGTTTCCGCCCTGCAGGCCTTCTCTGTTTCTTCTTGGTTGATGTTAGCCTTTTCTCGTACGTTTGTCTAGGCCAGTGAACGTAGTATGAGAACACCCATGGACGAGTTGTCCCTTGAGTTCGACGGACGTTGTTCAAATGTGAAAAGTGCTCTCGGTTCGCCTCCCGTCTTCTCATGGCCCAGATTTTCTGGCCTTCTAATTTTTTCAGGACTCTAGCACGTGCTTCTTCTTCTGCTTTTTTAATCTGAGTTTTAAAAATGAgaaataaaagaattaatttaaattatataaaaaataattatgccTACTTTTTCCATAATTATACATTCAacatataaagctctgtctacactatcaaacttgatatgccatatttgggcatcactACAGAGATATCTCCAGACAGAGATTTAGTGTTAGTAAAGAAAGGTTTGCGAAACACTTTGTGAATTGAGAACGttaaagcttagttcccactagaacgtaacgcaaggacgtaaacgcaacgcaagcattttaaccaatgacaagcgaagtaatagacggttagcaatcacaagcgaataagccatcgcttgtgattggtcaattcacttgcgttccgttac from Antedon mediterranea chromosome 2, ecAntMedi1.1, whole genome shotgun sequence includes:
- the LOC140039926 gene encoding uncharacterized protein, with the protein product MEQPTIHNLCKSFSGQKLYKNGDVDECKDDVIRLTTDKLEYERQLDHLLLWIDGWSHDQRCIILEGLISRSNLNQFSFLSTALLPTVHRDFMYTSKQDFPQNKFIPLSTQVTRNTKARRRLKKYHRLESAYLQFRSDITECNSKIIPSPTSDKETNKVKTHNYKSRWDLPGLSKSTSKLPTIHRGLPVNFRKTQNAGSKSAPAGGVRDYVLPSLRRHVQDTRMAGDGRDYVLPSLRRHVQDTQMAGDLHQFNLTKVHYEPVLDRSSNCLLKSLSEIQLNRTRSSLSGRDPRHLEPVVPKPDEAWQLFHWYTNFWTDVQRNEFLHILMKRMDARQLYFVSSILTLKKYQDFISLLPKNIAFIILRNLEPKSLLIAAQVSHTWNALSSHNEVWKAKCDVISIEVPIPESGVKWKEVYRDNKYLKQNWNSGQCREKDLKGHTAKVLTVAYDGKNRLASGSKDTTIKIWDAKSDKLLQTLKGHMKGVWCLQFFTANLLVSGSYDCTIKVWNLRTGSCSRTLYGHQGPVWAMVRKQNILVSTSQDKTAKIWHIGRCMLQHTLTGHTQAVFCVDMDDECSIVITGSADRSIRIWSRESGQQTKVIWASQSTSIMSISYHHGYIACSVSEIISLWRIDTGSCIRTYDEHEKRVESLKIRVDNASDPDNPLGLLVSAGQDGQIKYWDILKEKSTQTLASNSQVNCIICDKTKIVSASYDNKLRVWDFNGGNI